A segment of the Methanothermococcus thermolithotrophicus DSM 2095 genome:
TAGTTTAAATATATTTTTATTGGACAATAATATTAATATCATATTTGTTGGGATCGATATTTTGACTCTCTACAATATAATTTATTATAAAATCTTCAACTGAATTTATTTCAGCCTCATCCCCTCGAATATAAATTGTAACATTGTAAGTTCCATCATCAACTTTATTCCAGCTCACTCCAGAATACGATATTGTACGACTTACACTCGTTCCATTGTATCCTGAATTAACCATTGAAACTGCAGTTTTAGCTGCAATATCTATTTTATCAATCGTCCTATCCTCTTCACTGAACGAATTATTTAAAAAATGAGTAATGGAGTATACTGAAAGTACCAATACTGCCAATGCAAGTATTGAGAACTCCAAAGACATTTGACCTCTTCGGGCATGAAACATAATATCACGCTATTTAATTGTAAAATGTAGTGCAATAATCACCATATAAGATAAAAGAACAAATGGAACAAAAGGATACGTCTTTAAAATGTTTAGTTCTTTTGGGACCTTTCCATTTTTATATAAATTTTTTATTAGATCTATATCTTCATTGGATAAACCCTCACCATCCGTTAAAATTATCCTCTCAGTTTTGTCCGATTTTCTCAATTCATCATAAACCATTTGTTTGAATCTCTTTATCAAATTTGCATTTTCCACCACAACGTTCCCGTCATCCTTTATAGTGATTATATCCCGTAATATATCTCCTTCTTTAAGTTCTTCAACTGATTTCTTGGATGAGACTTCAGCTCCTGTTATGGCATATATGACTATTGAAAGGATAATCAACTCCCCAACATAGATTAAAAAAGATGTTAATACATTATTCTGGATAAAATAACCATTATCAAAAACATACAATCCCAACAAATAAATCGGAGCAACATATCCTATTTTTCTCGTTATATCCTTGTAGTTTTTTATTTTTCTTGACACAAATATTGAAATTATAACATACGCCCATACAATTAATTTAGCGTATTTAATATGATAAAAATCGGTCAAATAAATAATAAAACTTAATACAGTAGCCAGATAAGCTGATGAAGGTACTATCTCCTTCCAGTATCTTTTAAATATATTCAACATTGGAAAAAACGCTGCAAATGCAGCACTTAACCCTATGAGCAATAAAATACCATTTGGAACATAGTATTGAGTTTCATAGGCAAAAATTGGAGAAAGGGCCGTGAATATCTTTACATCGCCGCCCCCCATACCAACTCCTAATATCAAACATAACAATAACGTTGCAAAGAATGCTATAATCGCATCAAACCCAAAATAATAATATCCAATAGGTAAATTAACCAATAACATTAAAATAACTACAAAATGGGGTATTATTCTCTCCTTAATATCCGTTATAGTGGCAACTCCCAAAAGTATCAAATTGAATAAATACACTCCAACCAATATGCTGTCATAACCAAACATGTTATCTGCCAAGATCATCCTTATTAATATATTATAAAGCTTTTTTTGAAATATTTAACACTTTTAACACTTATTTGTTGTCCCCCTAATAAATATAGTTTTAAAATATAGTTTATTTATTTTTCACTTTTTCTTTGATCTTTAATACTAACTCCCTATTATCAAGGAGCTCTATGGATTCATCCAATCCCTTGTCCTTTGTAAGTTCAAGAATCTCTTTTAATACTTCACAGGCTACTTCTGGTTTATGTATCCAATGGCAGTTCATACAGCTCCACACTTTAGAACCATCTTTTCTTTGAATCCACTCCCCTAACTCATCATCCTCACATGGATAAAATGGACAATAACACCACAGACAGCACTGACCGTCAAAATGACATGGATAATATTCACAGTCCCTATTTGCACCACATATTGTAAGTACTTTTTTTAAATGATCTTTCGCAAGGTCTATCATTCCATCACCATCCAACCCTTTTAAAAAAGTGTTGGATCCCAAAAATATAAGTTTGGCATCCAAGACTCTTTAAAGGCTTAGCTATTAAACTACGAAAATCTAAAGTTGAAAATTTTTATTTCTAAACCTAATAAATTTAACAACATATAATAACTCATAGTTATTGTTAATGACCATACATAATATATATTCATTGATTATTTATTATTTTTATTATTATGTATTGCATTAAAAAGGTGAATAAATGGAAAAACTTATTGAGTTAGCAAATAAAATAGAGAACAAAGATTTAAGGGAAAGAGTTATTGATTTTCTAAAAAATCCACTACCCACCCATAAAGACATTGATGATACAGGGATAAAAGTCGAAAATTCTCCTGCAAGTGTAAAAAGGCATCACAAATATTCAGGGGGATTGATAGAGCATATACTGGCCGTTACAGAGATGGCCCTAAAAATGGCAGAAGTGTTGGACGAAGTTTATGGGCTGAGTTTGGATAAAGACCTAATAATCGCAGGGGGATTGCTTCACGATATCATGAAACCTCAAAATTATATCGAAGACGGGGAGAAATTCGACCATATACCAAATTTCCATCTAGATCATCTAACCTTGGGGGTTGCAGAGCTATACAAAAGAGATTTCCCTATCGAAGTTATCAAAATAGTTGCAAACCATCATGGGGAATACAGCCCATCAAGGCCGGATTCAATTGAAGCTTGGTTGCTGCACTATGCAGATAATGTAGATGCTTCAATAAATGATATTGCCATAAAAGTATGTCAGGCCAGAGCTCGGGATCTAAATGTAGAAGAATCTGAAATTTATAAGAAAGTAACCCCATTAAAAATCTATGAAATGAGATCAAAGGAAGGTAAAGAGAAACTAAAAGAATTTTTAAAAGAAACCTTGGATCTGGAGGAGGAATATTAGGGTTTATTGTACTCCACTATAGATTCAATAACATCAATTAATTTTGCATCTGTTTTAACTCCATTTGAATTATAATGTACTCTTGTTGCATTAAAACCCTTTTCTTTTAGATTATCTATCAATTCAGAAATCGGAGGTGCCAATTTCTTTATAAAACTGCAAATTTCATGAATATCATAACATCCTATTTGATTTAACTCGCATTCTTTGGAAATCGAATCTAAGACATTTATGGCCTTTTGTGAATAGTTTCTTTCAATGGACACTTTTAGCGCATCGTTAACGATATTTGGATCATTTATAGGGCCCAAATACAGCGGACCGCCAAATCCTTTTTCATAACCATTATTAAAGCTTCTAAATATTTTTTCTTCATTTATACTCTTCATATAACCTAATTCTCCTATGGCATTATCAGCTTTATTTGCCCCTCGTTCAGTAACTAAAAAAGTTCTTACATAGTGGTCAGTTGCATGGGAAAATATAGGTTTAAGTCCGATATCGTACTTTGAGGCCATTCTTATAGCATAGCCTATCAAAATCCTTACTGCCACCTCCTTATCTTTTCTTAAAGGTATAGCATTGTATCTTCTAATACAGGATTTTCTGTAAGCACCGCATAACACCGCCGTATCTGTGGCAGTCATACACAAAACTCCATTTTTTGTAATTGTGGCCCTTATGGCACTATCCAAATATGGAGCTGGAGAACCAAATGGATCCAGATCAACTACATTAAAGACTCTAAAATTCCTCGACAACAGAACATTTGCATCCTCGTGAAAGATCTCAACGTTATCGTTTCCATTTAATTTTAAATTTTCATTTGCCAGTTTTACTGCATTTGGATTTATATCTCCTATAACAACTTTTAAATCTCCCTTAAACTTTAATTCATTTGCATACCTTAAACCCCTAGCACCACTACCTCCCAACGGATCGCAAATTAAAAATTCATCCCTTTGGAAATTATTTAAAAAACTTTGAATTACGGAAACAGATATATCTCTATTAACTTCCATGATAGGATTATAGAATACCTTATCCTTCTTTGATAGTGTTTGACTTTCAGGAACCATTAATTTTGTTTCACCCTCTTCAATGATTTTCATTTTATCTCACCGATGATTTGTGTTTTATTTTGTTATATTTTATTATTCCTATCTATTTGAATTTAGATGAATTAATTACAAAAAATGTTATATAAGTTGGAATGTAAAATTTAGTGTATATCACAGAGTATAATAATACCGTGTATGGTAGTGAATATAATTGCAATAATATCTATAGATACATATGTATGCAGTATTTAAAATAGATAAAAACTAAGATCACTAAACTATACTTCCAGTTAATACGAAATTCATCCTATTTAGTCCGTTTTTCGACGAAATTATTACGATATTTTGATATATTATAACTCACAAAATGATTATAGATCATTACTATTTTGCGAAGGTGGTTAAATGGCAACTAACACAAAATACGACAATTTTAAAGTTAGTGTAGTTAAAAGAAACGGAAGAGGTGAAAAATTCAATATAACCAAACTTGTAAAATCTCTTTTAAACTCCGGGGTTGATTATGAATACTTAGATCCAATAGTTGACCAAATATCCAGTAAGATTTACGAGGGAATTTCAACAGACGATTTAAAGGACATCGTATATGAAACACTAAAGGAATTCGATAAAAAAACCGGGAAAAATTATGCAAATAACTACAGATCCGAGAACTGTTTAAAAATAAGAACCTCAGAAAAAGAATTTGAACCATTTAACAAAGAAAAGATAGTTCACGCTTTAGTTCAAGAAGCCGGGGCAGATGAAAAAACAGCTAACAAAATAGCAGATGAAGTGGAAAAAGAGATAAAAAAATTGGGCGTTAAATACCTCACAGCTCCGATGATTAGGGAAGTTGTAAACGCTAAACTTATTGAATTCGGTTTGGAAGAATTAAGACACAAACACACTAGATTGGGGATTCCTGTTTATGATATTTTTAAATTAATCAAAAAAGGTACAAGGGAGAATGCAAACCTAATGCACAATCCTGAAAGTATTCATAAGTGGGTAGCTGACGAAACAATGAAGCAGTTTGCACTGTTAGAAATTTTCCCAAGATTTATAGCAGATGCTCACATGAGGGGGGACATTCACTTACACGATTTAGAATACTCTGCGATAAGACCAGTATGCTGCCAGCACGATTTAAGAAACTTCTTTATGTATGGGCTTAAAGTCGATGGAACCGGGAGACATACAAGTGTTTCAAAACCTGCAAAACACGCTGAAGTAGCCATACAACACGCCGCTAAGGTATTGAGTGCTGCACAGTGTGAAATGAGTGGTGGACAAAGTATTGATGAATTTAACATTTGGCTGGCCCCATATGTGAAAGGATTGAGTTATGAAAGAGTTATACAGTTAATGCAAATGTTCATCTATGAAATGAACCAAATGTACGTGGCCCGTGGAGGTCAAACCGTATTTAGTAGTATAAACTTAGAACTAGAAATTCCTGAGTACTTAAAAGGCAAACCTGCCATAAAAGCCGGTCAAGTTGTTGGAACCTACGAGGAATACGAAGATGAAGCCAAAATGATTGCTGAAGCATTAGTTGATGTTTTAATGGAAGGGGATGCAATAGGAAAACCGTTTTTGTTCCCTAACGTTATATTCAAATTAAGGGACAACGCATTTAAAAATGAAAACAAAGATTTGATATTCAAGATTCATGAATTAAGTGCCAAATGGGGGCTCCCATACTTCATCAATATGATGGCAGACTACCAAGAGGGTAACACCAACGCCATGGGTTGTAGAACAAGGTTAAGTGGAGATTGGAAAAACCCTGAAGAAGGCACCTTAAGAACAGGGAACATGCAATGGTACACCCTCAACCTTCCAAGAATAGCTTATGAAGCTAATGGTGACGATGATAAATTATTTGAGATCCTAGGGGAGAAATTGGATGTTATAAGGCAGGCTTTAACCATCAAACACGAGATTACACTTGAAAGACTACATAAAGATAGGGTATTACCATTCCTAACTCAAAAATTCGGTGAAGACCAATACTATAGATTTGACAATACAACTAAGACATTTGGATTTGTAGGGTTGAATGAACTACTTAAATACCACCTTGGCGAAGAATTGCACGCCTCAAAAGATGCTTTAGAATTTGGAGAGAAGGTTATAGAATTCATAAGAAAATATGCAGATGATTTGAAAAAAGAGACTGGTTTAAGATGGACTGTCACTCAAACTCCTGCAGAAAGTACTGCAGGAAGATTTGCTAGATTGGATTACAAATACTACAAGGAAGAAACACGCTCAGTTATAAATGGGGATTTAAACGATATTGGAAGTTTATATTACACCAACTCTTCACACGTTAGAGTTAATGCGCCAGTATCCTTAGGAGACAAAATAAAAGTTGAAGAAAAATTCCACCCACTATGTAATGGTGGGCATATTGGGCACTTCTGGAATACAGAAGCCTACGCTAATCCTGAAGTATTAATGGATATTACTAAAAAGATAACAAAAACAAATATCGGTTTCTGGACCTACACAAAGAATTTAAGTATCTGTGAAAACTGCAATATGGGAATGAGCGGATTAAGAGACAAATGTATAAGCTGTGGAAGTGAAAATGTAGAAAGATTTAGCAGAATAACAGGTTATCTTCAAAATGTTTCAAACTGGAACAAAGCAAAACAACGTGAGTTAGTAGATAGAAGGAGTAACATACCTAGAATCTAATATTTTTAGTTTATTTTTTAGTTTTGAAGTTTTTACTTACGTCAATTTATATCGTGTACTTCTATTTTCGGCAGTTAAATATTTTAAACCTCTCTTCTTTAAATTATTCAATAGTAAAAAACTTTAATATATATTTAAATATACATAATTAGGAATAGAAATACAAATGGAAAAATTAAAGGTGTTTTTATGAAAGCGGTTTGTGTTTTAAGTGGGGGATTGGATTCAACTGTCGCTGCTTTAGTGGCTAAAAGTAAAGGTTATGAACTATACACGATTACATTCAACTACGGACAGCAGGCCGTGGAAAAAGAAATAAATTCTGCAAAAAAAATTTCTGAAGTTTTAAGTGCAGAACATAAGGTTATTGAGTTATCGTTTGTGAAGGAATTCAGTAAAAGCGGACTAACCACTGGAAATATCCCAGAACTAAGTTTTGAAGACTTGGATGATAGTGAAAAAACTGTTGAAACCATGAAGGCCGTATGGGTTCCTGCAAGAAATATGATTATGTTTTCGATTGCCTCAGGGTTTGCAGAATCTGTTGGAGCTAAAAAAATCTTTACAGGATTAAACAAAGAAGAAGGAGTAACATTTCCAGACAATACTAAAGAATTCATAGATATATTTAATAAAAGCTTAGAGTACGGAACTTTGAATAAGGTTAAAATGGAAGCTCCGCTTTATGACTACGATAAAACTGAAATAGTTAAGCTTGGAAAAAAACTCGAAGATGAATTGAAACTGGAAATCCTAAAATACAGTTATTCTTGCTATAAAGACAATGGAAAAGATTTCTTACACTGTGGATCATGTGAAAGCTGTATGAGAAGAAAAAGGGCATTCCAAAATGCAGAAATTGAAGATCCAACAGAGTATATCATTTAAATTTACAACTAAGTGAAAAAATGATAGTAATTCCAAGATACGTACTAATTGAAGAGAAGGCGACAGATAAAATCTTCACAATACTTTCCAAACTTAATCTAAAAAAACCACTTGTAATAACTGGAAAAAAAACCAAAAAATACAATATAGGTTTTGAATACCTATACTACGATGAAATAGATCTTAACGATCTGGACTCTATTGTAAAAAACGCCAAAGAATACGATTCTATAATAGGAATAGGTGGGGGAAAATCACTTGATATTGGAAAATTTATCTCCTACCACATAGAAAAACCATTTATAAGCGTTCCAACTACTGCATCAAACGATGGTATTGCATCCCCAATTGTCTCCATAAAACAGCCTTCGTTTATGGCAGAGAGTCCAATCGCCATAATTGCAGATGTAGATATCATAAAAAAATCTCCTAAAAAACTCCTAAGTGCAGGGATGGGAGATATTGTATCCAACATTACGGCAGTTTTAGATTGGAAACTGGCCCATAAGGAAACTGGAGAAAAATACAGCGATAGTTCAGGGATATTCTCAAAAACAATTGCAATGGAGCTAATAGACTACGTCCTAAACTCAAATCTTGACGAGTACCCAAAAAAGTTAGTTAAGGCATTGATAGCCAGTGGAATAACCATATCAATAGCTCATTCCTCTAGACCAGCTTCTGGAAGTGAACACCTATTTTCTCATGCCTTAGACCATCTAAAGAAAGAATATGATTTAAAAACGAATTCCCTGCATGGAGAACAGTGTGGTATTGGAACAATTGCAGTTTCATATTTGCATAATCAGGAAGACATGTTGAAGTTTGAAACCATGGAAAAGATAAAAAATTCCCTTGAAAAAGTTGGAGCTCCGATTGATAAAAAAGGTCTTGGAATTGATGAAGATATTTTAATAGAAGCTCTATCTATTGCCCATAAAATAAGGGATAGACATACTATATTGAGAAACGGACTAACAAAAGAACAGGCACGAGAAATACTGGAAAAAACCGAGATTATTTAAAATCTAATAAAAATAAGATAAAATAAAAAAAGATAATTTTAACTTATAATTTTTTAAAGCTCTCTTCTATAGCATTTAACGTATTATTTATATCTTCATCGCTGTGTTTTATTGATGTAAAGCAGCATTCGAACTGTGAAGGTGGTATAAACACTCCATTCTCAAGTAGTCCATAGAAGTACTTCATAAATCTTTCTGTATCGCTCTTTTTTGCAATTTCATAATCTAAAACTTCGTTCTCATTGAAGTATATCTGGAACATTGAAGATATGTTGTAAACTTTTGCAGGAATATTGAACTTTTCAGCAGTTTCCCTTAGGAAATCAGCTATTACTTTGGCTTTTTTTGAATTTTCTTTATAGAAGCTGTCATCAAGGTTTTTAAGAGTTTCAAGCCCTGCGGTTATTGATATTGGATTTCCGTTAAATGTTCCTGCCTGATATACTGGTCCAGCAGGTGAAAAGTTTTCCATAAGCTCCTTCTTACCAACTATAGCTCCTATTGGGAATCCGCCCCCCAATATTTTACCAAGGGTAGCTAAATCAGGAGTTACACCAAAGTATTCTTGAGCACCACCTTTTGAAAGTCTAAAACCAGTTATAACTTCGTCAAATATTAATACTATATCGTTTTCTTCAGTTATTTCTCTTAAAAATTTCAAATAATCGTCTTTAGGTAAAATACAGCCAACATTGCCCATTACTGGCTCCACAATTAAACAGGCTATTTCATCTTTGTTTTCTGCTATGGCTTTTTTTATTGCATCTTCGTCATTAAATGGAACCAGTATTGTATTTTTAGTTGTTTCTTCAGGTATACCTGGTGAATTAGGGGTTCCATGTGTTAGAGCTCCGCTTCCACTTTTTACAAGTACGTAGTCATGGGCACCGTGGTATGCACCATCAAATTTTATTATTTTCTTTTTGCCTGTAACCCCCCTTGCAAGCCTTATAGCGCTCATGGTAGCTTCAGTTCCAGAATTTACAAATCTAACCATCTCAGCACATGGGATTCTCTTTATAACTTCTTTGGCTAAAGTTATCTCCTTCTCTGTTGGAGCTCCGTAGGCAGTTCCCAATTCAAGTTGTTCTTTTACTGCATTTGATATATTCTCGTTTGCATGACCAAGAACCATTGGACCATAGGCAAGGCAGTAATCTATGTATTTATTCCCATCTACATCGTAAATATAACTGTCCTTAGCTTTTTCAACAAAAAATGGATAAGGTTTAAAATACCTAACAGGACTGTTTACACCACCAACTAAGTATTTTTTTGCCTCATCGAATAATGCTTTTGAATTCATATTATACCTCCTTTTTAATTAATAAATATAAACACTCTCTCCTATCAAAAGCTCTTTTAAAAGGTTAAAAAGCCCCATTGTACTTTAAAACCCAGAAAACAACCCAAGTAAAGAAAAATGGAACTACACCACTTCCAAGCCATTGTTTTCCATCCATACTATCTCTACCAAATATAAGTGCAGTTATGTGTCCAGTTATTAACAAGCTAAATATCATAAATAACAAGGCAGCTAAACCACTAAAAAATCCTAATCCAGACAGGTAAACATAGTTTGTAAGTAATCCGCATATCGAACCACCTACAGTATGCAATATGGCAACCTTTCCATCTAAATCCATATAAAACACCTATTATTTGTTATTTTTTCACATAATTCAGTATCATTGATATTGTTGCATATCATTATTCCCTTGATATATCATTAATTGTATATATTGTAATAGTTTCCTTTGGTCTCTTACTATCGGTTGTTGAATAATCTAAAACAATATCAACTTCATCATTTGCATAAAAAGTATCGTCAACCAATATTTTATCCCCCTTTTCCAATAAAAAAGCAAACTTTCTTTTTGTTTTTAAGGATCCTTTATCGATTAATATTTTCTCTTCTTTTAAAATCGGTTTTATTATTGAGTAGTGCATAGAGCTCATCCCCAGATATGGTGTGTTTATTACCAATTGCTATTTAACTTTAAATAAATTAGGATATATAACTTTTAAAAAATCTTTTAGGCATTGTTCTTATTTATAAAAATTTTATAATATATAGTTTAATGTCGTTATTTCGTAAATGATCGTAATATTCATTAAATCAATAAAATAAAAAAGAGTATGTTATTTTATTTAAAATACCTATTGATTGTAGTATGTTTCAAGAGGCGGAACTACCTGTTTTTTTCTTGACATTACTC
Coding sequences within it:
- a CDS encoding class III signal peptide-containing protein, which translates into the protein MFHARRGQMSLEFSILALAVLVLSVYSITHFLNNSFSEEDRTIDKIDIAAKTAVSMVNSGYNGTSVSRTISYSGVSWNKVDDGTYNVTIYIRGDEAEINSVEDFIINYIVESQNIDPNKYDINIIVQ
- a CDS encoding A24 family peptidase C-terminal domain-containing protein, whose amino-acid sequence is MFGYDSILVGVYLFNLILLGVATITDIKERIIPHFVVILMLLVNLPIGYYYFGFDAIIAFFATLLLCLILGVGMGGGDVKIFTALSPIFAYETQYYVPNGILLLIGLSAAFAAFFPMLNIFKRYWKEIVPSSAYLATVLSFIIYLTDFYHIKYAKLIVWAYVIISIFVSRKIKNYKDITRKIGYVAPIYLLGLYVFDNGYFIQNNVLTSFLIYVGELIILSIVIYAITGAEVSSKKSVEELKEGDILRDIITIKDDGNVVVENANLIKRFKQMVYDELRKSDKTERIILTDGEGLSNEDIDLIKNLYKNGKVPKELNILKTYPFVPFVLLSYMVIIALHFTIK
- a CDS encoding cysteine-rich small domain-containing protein: MIDLAKDHLKKVLTICGANRDCEYYPCHFDGQCCLWCYCPFYPCEDDELGEWIQRKDGSKVWSCMNCHWIHKPEVACEVLKEILELTKDKGLDESIELLDNRELVLKIKEKVKNK
- a CDS encoding HDIG domain-containing metalloprotein, with amino-acid sequence MEKLIELANKIENKDLRERVIDFLKNPLPTHKDIDDTGIKVENSPASVKRHHKYSGGLIEHILAVTEMALKMAEVLDEVYGLSLDKDLIIAGGLLHDIMKPQNYIEDGEKFDHIPNFHLDHLTLGVAELYKRDFPIEVIKIVANHHGEYSPSRPDSIEAWLLHYADNVDASINDIAIKVCQARARDLNVEESEIYKKVTPLKIYEMRSKEGKEKLKEFLKETLDLEEEY
- a CDS encoding tRNA (guanine(10)-N(2))-dimethyltransferase, with the protein product MKIIEEGETKLMVPESQTLSKKDKVFYNPIMEVNRDISVSVIQSFLNNFQRDEFLICDPLGGSGARGLRYANELKFKGDLKVVIGDINPNAVKLANENLKLNGNDNVEIFHEDANVLLSRNFRVFNVVDLDPFGSPAPYLDSAIRATITKNGVLCMTATDTAVLCGAYRKSCIRRYNAIPLRKDKEVAVRILIGYAIRMASKYDIGLKPIFSHATDHYVRTFLVTERGANKADNAIGELGYMKSINEEKIFRSFNNGYEKGFGGPLYLGPINDPNIVNDALKVSIERNYSQKAINVLDSISKECELNQIGCYDIHEICSFIKKLAPPISELIDNLKEKGFNATRVHYNSNGVKTDAKLIDVIESIVEYNKP
- the nrdD gene encoding anaerobic ribonucleoside-triphosphate reductase, which encodes MATNTKYDNFKVSVVKRNGRGEKFNITKLVKSLLNSGVDYEYLDPIVDQISSKIYEGISTDDLKDIVYETLKEFDKKTGKNYANNYRSENCLKIRTSEKEFEPFNKEKIVHALVQEAGADEKTANKIADEVEKEIKKLGVKYLTAPMIREVVNAKLIEFGLEELRHKHTRLGIPVYDIFKLIKKGTRENANLMHNPESIHKWVADETMKQFALLEIFPRFIADAHMRGDIHLHDLEYSAIRPVCCQHDLRNFFMYGLKVDGTGRHTSVSKPAKHAEVAIQHAAKVLSAAQCEMSGGQSIDEFNIWLAPYVKGLSYERVIQLMQMFIYEMNQMYVARGGQTVFSSINLELEIPEYLKGKPAIKAGQVVGTYEEYEDEAKMIAEALVDVLMEGDAIGKPFLFPNVIFKLRDNAFKNENKDLIFKIHELSAKWGLPYFINMMADYQEGNTNAMGCRTRLSGDWKNPEEGTLRTGNMQWYTLNLPRIAYEANGDDDKLFEILGEKLDVIRQALTIKHEITLERLHKDRVLPFLTQKFGEDQYYRFDNTTKTFGFVGLNELLKYHLGEELHASKDALEFGEKVIEFIRKYADDLKKETGLRWTVTQTPAESTAGRFARLDYKYYKEETRSVINGDLNDIGSLYYTNSSHVRVNAPVSLGDKIKVEEKFHPLCNGGHIGHFWNTEAYANPEVLMDITKKITKTNIGFWTYTKNLSICENCNMGMSGLRDKCISCGSENVERFSRITGYLQNVSNWNKAKQRELVDRRSNIPRI
- the queC gene encoding 7-cyano-7-deazaguanine synthase QueC, whose translation is MKAVCVLSGGLDSTVAALVAKSKGYELYTITFNYGQQAVEKEINSAKKISEVLSAEHKVIELSFVKEFSKSGLTTGNIPELSFEDLDDSEKTVETMKAVWVPARNMIMFSIASGFAESVGAKKIFTGLNKEEGVTFPDNTKEFIDIFNKSLEYGTLNKVKMEAPLYDYDKTEIVKLGKKLEDELKLEILKYSYSCYKDNGKDFLHCGSCESCMRRKRAFQNAEIEDPTEYII
- a CDS encoding iron-containing alcohol dehydrogenase, whose amino-acid sequence is MIVIPRYVLIEEKATDKIFTILSKLNLKKPLVITGKKTKKYNIGFEYLYYDEIDLNDLDSIVKNAKEYDSIIGIGGGKSLDIGKFISYHIEKPFISVPTTASNDGIASPIVSIKQPSFMAESPIAIIADVDIIKKSPKKLLSAGMGDIVSNITAVLDWKLAHKETGEKYSDSSGIFSKTIAMELIDYVLNSNLDEYPKKLVKALIASGITISIAHSSRPASGSEHLFSHALDHLKKEYDLKTNSLHGEQCGIGTIAVSYLHNQEDMLKFETMEKIKNSLEKVGAPIDKKGLGIDEDILIEALSIAHKIRDRHTILRNGLTKEQAREILEKTEII
- the hemL gene encoding glutamate-1-semialdehyde 2,1-aminomutase, which produces MNSKALFDEAKKYLVGGVNSPVRYFKPYPFFVEKAKDSYIYDVDGNKYIDYCLAYGPMVLGHANENISNAVKEQLELGTAYGAPTEKEITLAKEVIKRIPCAEMVRFVNSGTEATMSAIRLARGVTGKKKIIKFDGAYHGAHDYVLVKSGSGALTHGTPNSPGIPEETTKNTILVPFNDEDAIKKAIAENKDEIACLIVEPVMGNVGCILPKDDYLKFLREITEENDIVLIFDEVITGFRLSKGGAQEYFGVTPDLATLGKILGGGFPIGAIVGKKELMENFSPAGPVYQAGTFNGNPISITAGLETLKNLDDSFYKENSKKAKVIADFLRETAEKFNIPAKVYNISSMFQIYFNENEVLDYEIAKKSDTERFMKYFYGLLENGVFIPPSQFECCFTSIKHSDEDINNTLNAIEESFKKL
- a CDS encoding DUF5379 family protein, yielding MDLDGKVAILHTVGGSICGLLTNYVYLSGLGFFSGLAALLFMIFSLLITGHITALIFGRDSMDGKQWLGSGVVPFFFTWVVFWVLKYNGAF